Proteins from one Vibrio pomeroyi genomic window:
- a CDS encoding MFS transporter: MSIFRFPLLVWLGIGTLIISLGIRQSFGIFMMPISEHFGTGREFFSFAIALQNLLFGVFQPFVGMAADKWGARRIIIAGACAYGLGLLLTSISTESSMLYVSLGALVGLGLSATSYVIVLGAVAKVVPAEHAAKAFGLTTAAGSFGMFAVIPGAQYMLNEFDWQSAMQVFGVLCCLMISFALFMRAPKAASNKQAQAEDNQTLKEALSEAFSNKSYWLIHAGFFVCGFHVMFIATHLPSYLADKNLPASSAAMALAYVGIFNIFGSYFWGVMGDKFSKRHVMSALYLVRTVVIGAFVTLPVTESTAAIFGAAIGFCWLGTVPLTSGLVRQIFGARYLSTLYGLVFFTHQVGSFLGAWVGGRIYDYYGSYEPIWWSTVVLAFAAALIHLPINDKPIERIKLVMA; the protein is encoded by the coding sequence ATGAGCATTTTCCGTTTTCCTTTACTGGTATGGCTTGGGATCGGCACACTTATTATCAGTCTAGGGATCAGACAATCATTCGGCATTTTCATGATGCCAATTTCAGAGCATTTCGGCACGGGTCGAGAGTTTTTCAGCTTCGCTATTGCTCTACAAAACCTGTTGTTCGGTGTATTCCAACCTTTTGTTGGTATGGCCGCTGACAAATGGGGAGCAAGACGCATCATTATTGCTGGCGCATGTGCTTACGGTTTGGGTTTACTTCTTACCTCAATTTCTACCGAATCAAGCATGCTTTACGTTTCATTGGGCGCACTGGTTGGCCTTGGATTAAGTGCGACAAGTTACGTGATCGTGCTTGGCGCAGTGGCGAAAGTTGTGCCAGCAGAACACGCGGCTAAAGCGTTTGGCTTAACCACAGCTGCCGGTTCATTTGGTATGTTTGCGGTAATTCCGGGCGCACAATACATGTTGAACGAGTTTGACTGGCAGAGCGCAATGCAAGTGTTTGGCGTATTGTGCTGCTTGATGATCTCTTTTGCACTGTTCATGCGTGCGCCAAAAGCGGCATCAAACAAACAGGCACAAGCAGAAGACAATCAAACATTGAAAGAAGCGCTGTCTGAAGCGTTCTCGAACAAGAGTTACTGGCTGATTCATGCAGGCTTCTTCGTGTGTGGTTTCCACGTAATGTTTATCGCAACGCACTTACCAAGTTACTTAGCAGACAAGAATTTACCTGCGAGCAGCGCTGCGATGGCACTGGCTTATGTTGGTATCTTCAACATCTTCGGATCTTACTTCTGGGGTGTAATGGGCGATAAGTTCAGCAAGCGTCATGTAATGTCAGCACTGTATTTAGTACGCACTGTGGTTATTGGCGCGTTTGTCACTCTGCCAGTAACGGAATCAACCGCAGCTATCTTCGGTGCAGCCATTGGTTTCTGTTGGCTAGGTACGGTTCCACTCACTTCGGGTTTAGTTCGCCAAATCTTTGGTGCTCGTTACCTATCTACTCTATATGGCTTGGTGTTCTTCACTCACCAAGTAGGTAGTTTCTTAGGCGCTTGGGTTGGTGGTCGTATTTACGATTACTACGGATCTTACGAGCCAATTTGGTGGTCAACGGTGGTATTGGCATTTGCAGCAGCGCTTATCCATTTACCAATCAATGACAAGCCGATTGAGCGCATCAAATTGGTAATGGCTTAA
- a CDS encoding sulfite exporter TauE/SafE family protein gives MEYLDQTALIAMALIFVGSFVQTAIGFGLAIVAAPLLFLVSPDYVPAPICLVGLFISVFNAFKHRANISIGGLKIALLGRIPGSLAGGALLVMVSTSVLSLWLGLLVVFAVIVSLLPFRLEPTPAKMGIAGFFSGFFGTSSGIGGPPMALLLQHQDANQLRGNLSAFFVFSSIISLLVQIPIGFFTMHHLIITIPLLPAAWLGYKVALLTTQSIPKEKIRIGSLLLCSISGFTAIWQGLAG, from the coding sequence ATGGAATACCTAGATCAGACCGCTCTTATCGCGATGGCACTCATTTTTGTCGGCTCGTTTGTACAAACCGCAATCGGCTTCGGCTTGGCTATTGTGGCTGCCCCGTTGTTGTTTTTGGTCTCGCCTGACTATGTACCCGCGCCTATCTGCCTTGTTGGTCTGTTCATTTCTGTATTCAACGCGTTTAAACACCGAGCAAACATCTCTATTGGCGGATTAAAAATCGCACTATTAGGCCGTATTCCAGGCTCACTGGCAGGCGGTGCTTTGTTGGTGATGGTTTCAACGAGTGTGCTGTCACTGTGGTTAGGCTTATTGGTAGTATTCGCCGTGATTGTTAGCTTACTTCCGTTTAGGTTAGAACCGACGCCGGCCAAAATGGGCATCGCGGGGTTCTTCTCAGGCTTCTTCGGTACCAGTTCAGGCATTGGTGGTCCACCTATGGCACTTCTTCTTCAACACCAAGATGCCAATCAGCTTCGTGGCAACCTTTCTGCATTCTTTGTGTTTAGTTCTATCATTTCATTACTGGTACAGATCCCAATTGGCTTCTTCACCATGCACCATTTGATCATCACAATCCCGCTGCTTCCTGCCGCTTGGTTGGGTTACAAAGTGGCGTTATTGACGACGCAAAGCATTCCCAAAGAGAAAATACGTATCGGCTCTTTGTTGCTATGTTCTATAAGCGGCTTTACTGCCATTTGGCAAGGCTTAGCTGGCTAG
- a CDS encoding MmcQ/YjbR family DNA-binding protein has translation MTYDEFNAFCESQAATSYVMQWNNSHVWKVGGKVFAIGGWGPNDEPAFIFKASDQNFDFLKEEPGYKPAPYFASRGMKWIQLFESTPERDEELRYYLTESHRIVSLGLTKKKQAELGLNQ, from the coding sequence ATGACATACGATGAGTTCAATGCATTCTGTGAATCACAAGCAGCCACTAGCTATGTGATGCAGTGGAATAACTCTCACGTTTGGAAAGTGGGAGGGAAGGTGTTTGCGATTGGAGGTTGGGGGCCGAACGACGAACCTGCATTTATCTTCAAAGCGTCCGATCAGAATTTCGATTTTCTCAAAGAAGAGCCAGGGTATAAACCCGCACCCTACTTTGCTTCGCGCGGAATGAAGTGGATTCAGCTGTTTGAGAGCACGCCAGAAAGGGATGAGGAATTGAGATACTACCTCACTGAATCACACCGAATTGTGTCTTTAGGGCTAACCAAAAAGAAACAAGCAGAACTCGGGCTCAATCAGTAG